The Pseudomonas sp. R4-35-07 genome contains a region encoding:
- the clpS gene encoding ATP-dependent Clp protease adapter ClpS gives MHANSQIRLTFNQDRPDQEHDDDGSAGIAVQEAKPALQAPPMYKVVLFNDDYTPMDFVVEVLEVFFNLNRELATKVMLAVHTEGRAVCGVFTRDIAETKAMQVNQYARESQHPLLCEIEKDG, from the coding sequence ATGCATGCAAATAGCCAGATTCGACTAACATTCAATCAGGATCGCCCGGATCAGGAACATGACGACGACGGTTCTGCAGGCATTGCTGTTCAGGAGGCCAAGCCTGCTTTACAGGCGCCGCCGATGTACAAGGTGGTTTTGTTCAATGATGACTACACACCGATGGATTTCGTGGTCGAAGTGCTCGAGGTGTTTTTTAACCTGAACCGCGAGTTGGCGACCAAGGTAATGCTGGCCGTTCACACAGAAGGACGGGCAGTATGTGGAGTGTTTACCCGCGACATCGCCGAGACAAAGGCCATGCAGGTCAACCAGTACGCCAGGGAAAGCCAGCATCCGCTACTCTGTGAAATCGAGAAGGACGGTTAA
- the clpA gene encoding ATP-dependent Clp protease ATP-binding subunit ClpA: protein MLNRELEVTLNLAFKEARSKRHEFMTVEHLLLALLDNEAAATVLRACGANLDKLKHDLQEFIDSTTPLIPVHDEDRETQPTLGFQRVLQRAVFHVQSSGKREVTGANVLVAIFSEQESQAVFLLKQQSVARIDVVNYIAHGISKVPGHGDHSEGEQDMQDEEGGESSSSSNPLDAYASNLNELARQGRIDPLVGRELEVERVAQILARRRKNNPLLVGEAGVGKTAIAEGLAKRIVDNQVPDLLANSVVYSLDLGALLAGTKYRGDFEKRFKALLGELKKRPQAILFIDEIHTIIGAGAASGGVMDASNLLKPLLSSGDIRCIGSTTFQEFRGIFEKDRALARRFQKVDVSEPSVEDTIGILRGLKGRFEAHHGIEYTDEALRAAAELASRYINDRHMPDKAIDVIDEAGAYQRLQPVEKRVKRIDVPQVEDIVAKIARIPPKHVNSSDKELLRNLERDLKLTVFGQDAAIDALSTAIKLSRAGLKSPDKPVGSFLFAGPTGVGKTEAARQLAKAMGIELVRFDMSEYMERHTVSRLIGAPPGYVGFDQGGLLTEAITKQPHCVLLLDEIEKAHPEVFNLLLQVMDHGTLTDNNGRKADFRNVIVIMTTNAGAETAARASIGFTHQDHSSDAMEVIKKSFTPEFRNRLDTIIQFGRLSHEVIKSVVDKFLTELQAQLEDKRVQLEVSEAARSWIAEGGYDAAMGARPMARLIQDKIKRPLAEEILFGELSDHGGVVHIDLKDGELTFDFETTAEMA from the coding sequence ATGTTAAACCGCGAGCTCGAAGTCACCCTCAATCTTGCCTTCAAGGAGGCTCGTTCGAAGCGTCATGAATTCATGACCGTCGAGCACCTGCTGCTGGCACTTTTGGATAACGAAGCTGCCGCCACCGTTTTGCGTGCGTGCGGCGCCAACCTCGACAAACTCAAGCATGACCTGCAGGAGTTTATCGACTCCACCACGCCACTGATCCCCGTGCATGACGAGGACCGTGAGACCCAGCCGACCCTGGGCTTCCAGCGGGTATTGCAGCGTGCTGTATTCCACGTACAGAGCTCCGGTAAGCGTGAAGTCACGGGCGCCAACGTGCTGGTGGCGATTTTCAGCGAACAGGAAAGCCAGGCTGTGTTTCTGCTCAAGCAGCAGAGCGTAGCCCGTATCGATGTCGTCAACTACATCGCCCACGGTATCTCCAAAGTGCCTGGGCACGGCGATCATTCCGAGGGTGAGCAGGATATGCAGGACGAGGAGGGCGGTGAGTCTTCTTCTTCAAGCAACCCGCTGGATGCCTATGCCAGCAACCTCAATGAGCTGGCGCGCCAGGGGCGGATCGATCCGCTGGTGGGGCGTGAACTCGAGGTTGAGCGTGTGGCGCAGATCCTCGCGCGTCGTCGCAAGAACAACCCGTTGCTGGTAGGTGAAGCGGGCGTGGGTAAAACCGCGATCGCCGAAGGCCTGGCCAAGCGTATCGTCGACAACCAGGTGCCGGACCTGCTGGCCAACAGTGTTGTCTACTCCCTGGACCTGGGCGCCTTGCTCGCCGGGACCAAGTACCGTGGCGATTTCGAAAAGCGCTTCAAGGCGCTGCTCGGTGAGCTGAAAAAACGCCCGCAGGCGATTCTGTTCATCGACGAGATTCACACCATCATTGGTGCGGGCGCCGCGTCGGGCGGGGTGATGGATGCGTCCAACCTGCTCAAGCCGCTGCTGTCGTCGGGTGATATCCGCTGCATTGGCTCGACCACGTTCCAGGAATTCCGTGGAATCTTCGAAAAAGACCGTGCCTTGGCGCGCCGCTTCCAGAAAGTCGACGTGTCCGAGCCTTCGGTGGAAGACACCATCGGCATCCTGCGCGGGCTCAAGGGCCGTTTCGAGGCGCATCATGGCATCGAGTACACCGATGAAGCCTTGCGTGCAGCCGCTGAGCTGGCGTCGCGCTACATCAATGACCGGCACATGCCGGACAAGGCGATCGATGTGATCGACGAGGCGGGGGCCTACCAGCGCCTGCAGCCGGTCGAGAAGCGTGTGAAGCGCATCGACGTGCCTCAGGTCGAGGACATCGTGGCGAAGATCGCGCGTATTCCGCCTAAACACGTCAACAGCTCCGATAAAGAGCTGCTGCGTAACCTGGAACGTGACCTCAAGCTGACCGTGTTTGGCCAGGACGCGGCCATCGATGCGTTGTCCACCGCGATCAAGCTGTCGCGTGCGGGCCTCAAGTCGCCGGACAAGCCCGTGGGCTCGTTCCTGTTCGCCGGCCCGACCGGTGTCGGCAAAACCGAGGCGGCGCGCCAATTGGCCAAAGCCATGGGGATCGAACTGGTGCGCTTCGACATGTCCGAATATATGGAGCGTCACACCGTGTCGCGCCTGATCGGTGCGCCTCCGGGCTATGTCGGCTTCGACCAGGGCGGCCTGTTGACCGAGGCGATCACCAAGCAGCCGCATTGCGTATTGCTGCTCGATGAAATCGAGAAGGCGCATCCGGAAGTCTTCAACCTGCTGTTGCAGGTGATGGATCACGGCACCCTGACCGACAACAACGGGCGCAAGGCGGATTTCCGCAACGTAATCGTGATCATGACCACCAACGCCGGCGCTGAAACCGCTGCGCGGGCGTCGATCGGCTTTACGCATCAGGATCACTCCTCCGATGCGATGGAAGTGATCAAGAAGAGCTTCACGCCGGAGTTCCGCAATCGTCTGGACACCATTATCCAATTTGGTCGCCTCAGCCATGAGGTCATCAAAAGCGTGGTGGACAAGTTCCTCACCGAGCTTCAGGCGCAGTTGGAAGACAAGCGCGTGCAGCTGGAGGTGTCGGAAGCGGCGCGCAGCTGGATTGCGGAAGGCGGCTACGACGCGGCAATGGGCGCTCGCCCGATGGCGCGTCTGATCCAGGACAAGATCAAGCGGCCGTTGGCCGAAGAGATCCTGTTCGGCGAGCTCTCCGACCATGGTGGCGTGGTGCATATCGATCTGAAGGACGGCGAGCTGACCTTCGACTTCGAAACCACCGCTGAAATGGCCTGA
- a CDS encoding FAD/NAD(P)-binding protein, producing MADKVITVIGGGASSVSFVYTVLNGLGRYGCHSDVSIFLVDRQFQCGRGLAYSEDCRTNILNTRAEFISPFPDQSGHFYRWLLANREIWEDDFSDVELCPEAFLPRPLFGLYLAHMIQLLVKKAVELGCQLIPVRDEVVNMSFSHDGRVVVSTKGNLSFPSDHVVLSCGNACSLEYQHLTTMKGFFCSPYPIKRTCRLIQKQASVAIVGSRLSAIDAVIGLTANGHEGPITLHSRTGALPSVRGTQGRYKPVILTPETVRSCISQTGVVRLEDVLRWTMQELALEGKPICRPDWSTKCSQRPAVEFLEAEIAAAHHPRFWQSVLYSTNAVLDLIWPAMPDEDKKIFLGYSSWWMAYRVSIPVENALKIKSLLESGQLSIIKGELEAIECDGRFVLQVANQSDRSFHTYDSVVVATGTPRDVTKFDNPLVQHILERGIACADPFGGVKVSAESGGLINQLGHVDDRIIVLGELTSGAFFFTSALEINARHSATRAEYILAKLALTSDTHVNTFGARLSA from the coding sequence ATGGCTGACAAGGTGATTACGGTAATCGGGGGTGGCGCTTCAAGCGTCTCCTTTGTCTATACGGTCTTAAATGGCTTAGGGAGATATGGCTGTCATTCGGATGTGTCGATATTCTTGGTAGACAGGCAGTTTCAATGTGGTCGCGGGCTTGCCTATTCTGAAGACTGCAGGACAAATATTTTAAATACGCGAGCGGAATTCATTTCGCCTTTTCCTGATCAGTCTGGGCATTTCTATCGCTGGTTATTAGCTAATCGTGAGATTTGGGAAGATGATTTCAGTGATGTTGAGTTGTGTCCGGAGGCGTTCCTACCTCGACCCTTGTTTGGTTTATATCTTGCGCACATGATTCAGCTCCTAGTCAAAAAAGCGGTAGAGCTCGGGTGTCAGTTGATTCCGGTGCGCGACGAGGTCGTCAACATGAGCTTTTCACATGACGGCAGGGTCGTAGTTTCAACGAAGGGGAATCTCTCGTTCCCTAGCGATCATGTAGTATTGAGCTGTGGTAACGCGTGTAGCTTGGAATACCAACACCTTACTACTATGAAAGGCTTTTTCTGCAGCCCTTATCCAATTAAACGCACATGCAGGCTGATTCAAAAGCAAGCGAGTGTTGCGATTGTTGGATCGAGATTGAGTGCTATCGATGCGGTGATAGGTCTTACTGCTAATGGCCATGAAGGGCCCATTACGTTGCATTCGCGCACGGGAGCCCTGCCAAGTGTCAGAGGAACTCAGGGGCGCTATAAGCCGGTGATACTGACACCGGAAACTGTTAGATCTTGTATCTCTCAAACTGGGGTGGTGCGACTTGAAGATGTGCTTCGTTGGACGATGCAGGAGTTGGCCTTGGAGGGCAAGCCGATATGCAGGCCTGACTGGTCAACAAAATGTTCTCAACGTCCAGCAGTAGAATTTCTTGAAGCGGAAATAGCTGCTGCCCATCATCCTCGATTTTGGCAATCTGTTCTTTATTCCACAAATGCCGTACTTGATTTGATATGGCCTGCAATGCCGGATGAAGATAAAAAGATATTCTTGGGTTACTCGAGTTGGTGGATGGCTTACCGTGTCTCTATTCCGGTTGAAAATGCGTTAAAGATTAAGTCATTACTTGAATCTGGGCAACTATCAATCATTAAGGGTGAGCTTGAGGCAATTGAGTGCGATGGGCGTTTTGTTTTGCAAGTGGCTAATCAGTCAGATAGAAGTTTCCATACCTACGATTCCGTTGTGGTGGCTACAGGCACGCCCCGTGATGTGACCAAGTTTGATAACCCATTGGTGCAACATATTCTTGAGCGGGGAATAGCGTGTGCGGACCCATTCGGCGGGGTGAAGGTATCCGCTGAGTCGGGCGGCTTAATAAATCAGTTAGGGCATGTGGATGACAGAATCATTGTTTTGGGAGAGCTGACAAGTGGTGCGTTCTTTTTTACCAGCGCTTTAGAGATAAATGCTCGTCATTCGGCGACGCGAGCAGAGTACATTCTGGCGAAATTGGCGCTGACTTCCGATACGCACGTGAATACGTTCGGTGCTCGATTGTCGGCATAG
- the aat gene encoding leucyl/phenylalanyl-tRNA--protein transferase, producing MLTWLQRDTLTFPPLAKAMREPNGLLAAGGDLSAARLIQAYRHGCFPWFSEGQPILWWSPDPRTVIFPDELHVSRSLGKLLRQQRYRVTFDQDFAAVIQGCAAPRAYADGTWITQGIQSAYLELHQRGYAHSVEVWDQGELVGGLYGLAMGQLFFGESMFSRADNASKFGFATLTRQLQAWGFVLIDCQMPNDHLHSLGARAIPRSEFAQWLRNHLDVPSAGPWVS from the coding sequence ATGCTGACCTGGTTACAACGCGACACCCTCACATTCCCGCCACTGGCCAAGGCCATGCGCGAACCCAACGGCCTGCTTGCCGCCGGCGGCGACCTCTCAGCCGCACGGTTGATCCAGGCCTATCGTCACGGCTGCTTCCCCTGGTTCTCCGAAGGCCAGCCGATTCTCTGGTGGTCGCCGGACCCACGCACCGTGATATTCCCCGACGAGCTGCATGTCTCGCGCAGCCTCGGCAAATTATTGCGCCAACAGCGCTATCGCGTGACCTTCGATCAAGACTTCGCTGCGGTTATTCAAGGCTGTGCGGCGCCACGCGCCTATGCCGATGGCACCTGGATTACGCAAGGCATCCAGAGCGCCTACCTGGAGCTGCATCAGCGTGGTTACGCCCACTCGGTAGAGGTGTGGGACCAGGGGGAACTGGTCGGAGGCCTGTACGGCCTGGCGATGGGCCAATTGTTTTTTGGTGAGTCCATGTTCAGCCGCGCCGACAACGCCTCCAAATTCGGCTTCGCCACGCTGACCCGGCAATTGCAGGCCTGGGGCTTTGTGCTGATTGACTGCCAGATGCCCAACGACCACCTGCACAGCCTGGGCGCACGCGCCATACCGCGCAGTGAGTTCGCGCAGTGGCTGCGCAATCATCTGGACGTGCCCAGCGCTGGGCCGTGGGTTTCTTAA
- a CDS encoding NADP-dependent isocitrate dehydrogenase — protein MPTRSKIIYTFTDEAPALATYSLLPIVEAFTASADIAVETRDISLAGRILASFPEQLGDKAIPDHLAELGDLAVTPEANIIKLPNISASTPQLQAAIKELQAQGYALPDYPETVTTDAEKETRARYDKVKGSAVNPVLREGNSDRRAPLSVKNYARKHPHKMGAWAADSKSHIAHMSNGDFYGSEKAVQIETADAVKIELIAQDGTATVLKEKTSVQAGEIIDTAVLSKKALRAFIAAEIEDAKKQGVLLSVHLKATMMKVSDPIMFGQIVAEFYKDALAKHATVLEQIGFNLNNGIGDLYARIKALPAEQQAQIEADIQAVYAARPSLAMVNSDKGITNLHVPSDVIVDASMPAMIRDSGKMWGTDGQLHDTKAVIPDRCYATIYQAVIEDCKANGAFDPTTMGSVPNVGLMAKKAEEYGSHDKTFQIKADGVVRVTDSKGNLLMEQNVEAGDIFRMCQTKDAPIQDWVKLAVNRARASNTPAIFWLDPQRAHDGVVVEKVQAYLKDHNTEGLDIRIMAPVDAMKFTLERTRKGLDTISVTGNVLRDYLTDLFPIMELGTSAKMLSIVPLMNGGGLFETGAGGSAPKHVQQLLEENFLRWDSLGEFLALAASLEHLGVTYNNPKALVLSKTLDQATGQFLDNNKSPSRKVGNIDNRGSHFYLALYWAQALAAQTEDTALQAQFGELAKTLAANEATIVAELNAVQGKPVDIGGYYAPNPELTSKAMRPSNTLNAAIAKLK, from the coding sequence ATGCCCACCCGCTCGAAGATCATCTACACCTTCACCGACGAAGCCCCAGCCCTCGCCACCTATTCACTGCTGCCTATCGTAGAGGCCTTCACCGCTTCCGCTGATATTGCCGTGGAAACCCGCGATATTTCCCTCGCCGGGCGCATCCTCGCAAGCTTCCCCGAGCAACTGGGCGACAAGGCTATCCCGGACCACCTCGCCGAACTGGGCGACCTGGCCGTTACGCCTGAAGCCAACATCATCAAGCTGCCTAACATCAGCGCCTCGACCCCGCAGCTGCAAGCCGCGATCAAGGAACTGCAGGCCCAGGGCTACGCCCTGCCGGACTACCCGGAAACCGTAACCACCGACGCGGAAAAAGAAACCCGTGCCCGTTACGACAAGGTCAAGGGCAGCGCCGTGAACCCGGTCCTGCGCGAAGGCAACTCCGACCGCCGCGCACCGCTGTCGGTCAAGAACTACGCACGCAAGCACCCCCACAAGATGGGCGCCTGGGCTGCCGACTCCAAGTCGCACATTGCCCACATGAGCAATGGCGACTTCTACGGCAGCGAAAAAGCCGTACAGATCGAAACCGCTGACGCTGTCAAAATCGAGCTGATCGCTCAAGACGGCACCGCCACCGTCCTGAAAGAAAAGACCTCGGTACAGGCTGGCGAGATCATCGACACCGCCGTACTGAGCAAGAAAGCCCTGCGCGCGTTCATCGCCGCCGAGATCGAAGACGCCAAGAAACAAGGCGTGCTGCTGTCGGTTCACTTGAAAGCGACCATGATGAAGGTCTCCGACCCGATCATGTTCGGCCAGATCGTTGCCGAATTCTATAAAGACGCCCTGGCCAAGCACGCGACTGTGCTGGAACAGATCGGCTTCAATCTGAACAACGGCATCGGCGACCTGTACGCCCGCATCAAGGCCCTGCCTGCCGAGCAACAGGCGCAGATCGAAGCGGACATCCAGGCGGTCTATGCCGCTCGCCCTTCGCTGGCGATGGTCAACTCCGACAAAGGCATCACCAACCTGCACGTACCGAGCGATGTGATCGTCGACGCCTCGATGCCAGCCATGATCCGTGACTCCGGCAAAATGTGGGGCACCGACGGCCAACTGCACGACACCAAGGCCGTGATCCCGGATCGCTGCTACGCCACCATCTACCAAGCGGTCATCGAAGACTGCAAGGCCAATGGCGCGTTCGACCCCACCACCATGGGCAGCGTGCCAAACGTTGGCCTGATGGCGAAGAAAGCCGAAGAGTACGGCTCCCACGACAAGACCTTCCAGATCAAGGCTGACGGCGTAGTCCGCGTCACCGACAGCAAGGGCAACCTGCTGATGGAACAGAACGTCGAAGCGGGCGACATCTTCCGCATGTGCCAGACCAAAGACGCGCCGATCCAGGACTGGGTCAAGCTCGCCGTCAACCGCGCACGCGCCAGCAACACCCCGGCCATCTTCTGGCTGGACCCGCAGCGCGCTCACGATGGCGTGGTGGTCGAGAAAGTTCAGGCTTACCTGAAAGACCACAACACCGAAGGCCTGGACATCCGCATCATGGCCCCGGTTGACGCGATGAAGTTCACCCTGGAACGCACCCGCAAAGGCCTGGACACCATCTCGGTGACCGGTAACGTACTGCGCGACTACCTGACCGACCTGTTCCCGATCATGGAGCTGGGCACCAGCGCCAAGATGCTGTCGATCGTGCCGCTGATGAACGGCGGCGGCCTGTTCGAAACCGGCGCCGGCGGCTCGGCGCCGAAACACGTGCAGCAGCTGCTGGAAGAAAACTTCCTGCGCTGGGATTCCCTGGGCGAGTTCCTGGCCCTGGCCGCGTCCCTCGAGCACCTGGGCGTGACGTACAACAACCCGAAAGCCCTGGTCCTGTCCAAGACCCTGGACCAGGCCACTGGCCAGTTCCTCGATAACAACAAATCGCCCTCGCGCAAAGTCGGCAACATCGACAACCGCGGCAGCCACTTCTACCTGGCGCTGTACTGGGCCCAGGCCCTGGCCGCCCAGACCGAAGACACGGCACTGCAAGCGCAGTTCGGCGAACTGGCCAAGACCCTGGCCGCGAACGAAGCAACCATCGTTGCCGAGCTCAACGCCGTACAGGGCAAGCCAGTGGACATCGGCGGCTACTACGCACCGAACCCGGAGCTGACCAGCAAGGCCATGCGCCCAAGCAACACGCTGAATGCGGCGATTGCCAAGTTGAAGTAA
- a CDS encoding LysR family transcriptional regulator: MRVNLDVQSLRSFIKVGETKSFTRAAEALSLTQPAISQQIKRLEDLLGVELFVRENRQVLLTVEGERLFGYAKDIVICNDKVGALFERAEKREILIVGMPEHFCEKVLPKIISSMATHFPKIQMVVKVARSGLLLDAIIEGKIDLCLVIDELEKMHEQPWHALSVRWFASDSVDMVDKPHDIPLALFKPPCGFRSLAIRSLEERGIKWHCVYESEDLISLRSAVQAGVGITLLPFVAQVSGLKSLEGISSLPVLPQFAVMPKERAGWNPVYRREVLELIRSVWVAEYVNASL; encoded by the coding sequence ATGAGAGTCAATCTTGATGTTCAGTCGTTGCGAAGTTTTATCAAAGTAGGCGAGACCAAAAGCTTTACGCGCGCAGCCGAAGCGTTAAGCTTGACCCAACCCGCTATTAGTCAGCAAATCAAACGATTAGAGGATCTATTGGGTGTTGAGTTGTTTGTAAGAGAAAATCGACAGGTATTACTGACCGTGGAAGGAGAAAGGCTTTTTGGTTATGCGAAGGATATTGTTATTTGTAACGATAAAGTCGGTGCGCTATTTGAGAGAGCCGAAAAGCGAGAAATACTCATAGTGGGCATGCCAGAGCATTTTTGTGAGAAGGTGCTCCCTAAGATTATTTCCAGCATGGCTACTCACTTTCCAAAAATACAAATGGTGGTCAAGGTTGCTAGATCCGGCTTGCTATTGGATGCGATAATTGAGGGAAAGATTGATCTGTGCCTCGTGATAGACGAACTGGAAAAAATGCATGAGCAACCGTGGCATGCGTTATCGGTCAGGTGGTTTGCCAGCGATAGTGTTGACATGGTCGATAAACCACATGATATTCCGCTCGCCTTGTTCAAGCCGCCTTGTGGATTTCGCAGTCTTGCGATCCGAAGTCTGGAGGAGCGCGGCATTAAATGGCATTGCGTTTATGAGTCAGAGGACTTGATATCGTTGCGTTCTGCAGTGCAGGCCGGAGTTGGGATCACATTGCTTCCGTTTGTCGCGCAGGTATCGGGTTTAAAGAGTCTTGAAGGCATTTCCAGTTTGCCCGTGCTACCTCAGTTTGCCGTGATGCCAAAAGAACGAGCGGGTTGGAATCCCGTTTACAGGCGTGAGGTGCTTGAGTTGATTCGCTCCGTATGGGTTGCAGAGTACGTCAATGCTTCCCTATGA
- the infA gene encoding translation initiation factor IF-1, with product MSKEDSFEMEGTVVDTLPNTMFRVELENGHVVTAHISGKMRKNYIRILTGDKVRVELTPYDLSKGRITYRAR from the coding sequence ATGTCGAAAGAAGACAGCTTCGAAATGGAAGGCACTGTCGTCGACACCCTGCCCAACACCATGTTTCGTGTGGAGTTGGAAAATGGGCACGTCGTAACCGCGCATATCTCCGGCAAGATGCGCAAGAACTACATTCGTATTCTTACCGGTGACAAAGTGCGCGTCGAGCTGACGCCCTATGACTTGAGCAAAGGGCGCATCACTTACCGCGCTCGCTAA
- a CDS encoding arginyltransferase: MTELARLKFYATQAHSCSYLPDEQATTLFLDPSQPMDVHVYADLSEMGFRRSGDHLYRPHCQNCNACVPARIPVAQFVPDRNQKRILKRNADLTVNAVKPQYSEEYFDLYQRYIEQRHADGDMFPPSRDQFSTFLVRDLPFSRFYEFRLDGRLLAVAVTDLLPNGLSAVYTFYEPAEERRSLGRFAILWQIGEALRLELEAVYLGYWIKNCKKMNYKTQYRPIELLINQRWVTLN; this comes from the coding sequence ATGACCGAGCTGGCGCGCTTGAAGTTCTATGCCACTCAAGCCCACTCTTGCAGCTATCTGCCCGACGAGCAGGCCACCACGCTGTTCCTCGATCCCAGCCAACCGATGGACGTGCATGTGTACGCCGACCTGTCGGAGATGGGCTTTCGGCGCAGCGGCGATCACCTGTACCGGCCTCACTGCCAAAACTGCAACGCTTGCGTGCCGGCGCGGATTCCGGTGGCGCAATTTGTGCCGGATCGCAACCAGAAACGCATTCTCAAGCGCAACGCCGACCTGACGGTAAATGCGGTCAAACCGCAGTACAGCGAAGAATACTTCGATCTTTATCAACGCTACATCGAACAGCGCCACGCCGACGGCGATATGTTCCCGCCCAGCCGCGATCAATTCTCCACCTTCCTGGTGCGTGACCTACCTTTTTCGCGCTTCTACGAATTCCGCCTCGACGGACGGCTACTGGCGGTGGCGGTCACCGACCTGCTGCCCAACGGCCTGTCGGCGGTGTACACCTTCTATGAGCCTGCCGAAGAGCGCCGCAGCCTGGGACGCTTTGCCATTCTCTGGCAGATAGGTGAAGCACTGCGCCTGGAACTGGAGGCGGTGTACCTTGGATACTGGATCAAGAACTGCAAAAAGATGAACTACAAGACCCAATATCGGCCCATTGAACTGCTAATTAATCAAAGATGGGTAACGCTTAACTAG
- the icd gene encoding NADP-dependent isocitrate dehydrogenase: MGYKKIQVPAVGDKITVNADHSLNVPDQPIIPYIEGDGIGVDISPVMIKVVDAAVEKAYGGKRKISWMEVYAGEKATQVYDQDTWLPQETLDAVKDYVVSIKGPLTTPVGGGIRSLNVALRQQLDLYVCLRPVRWFEGVPSPVKKPGDVDMTIFRENSEDIYAGIEWKAGSPEAIKVIKFLKEEMGVTKIRFDQDCGIGIKPVSLEGTKRLARKALQYVVDNDRDSLTIVHKGNIMKFTEGAFKEWAYEVAAEEFGATLLDGGPWMQFKNPKTGKNVVVKDAIADAMLQQILLRPAEYDVIATLNLNGDYLSDALAAEVGGIGIAPGANLSDTVAMFEATHGTAPKYAGKDQVNPGSLILSAEMMLRHMGWVEAADLIIKGTNGAISAKTVTYDFERLMEGATLVSSSGFGDALIKHM, translated from the coding sequence ATGGGATACAAGAAGATTCAGGTTCCGGCAGTCGGCGACAAAATCACCGTCAATGCAGACCATTCTCTCAATGTTCCTGACCAACCGATCATCCCCTATATCGAAGGTGACGGTATTGGCGTCGACATCAGCCCGGTAATGATCAAGGTGGTCGACGCAGCTGTTGAAAAGGCCTACGGCGGCAAGCGCAAAATCTCGTGGATGGAGGTGTACGCCGGTGAGAAGGCCACCCAAGTCTACGACCAGGACACCTGGTTGCCTCAGGAAACTCTGGATGCGGTCAAGGATTACGTGGTGTCCATCAAGGGCCCGCTGACCACCCCGGTCGGCGGCGGCATCCGTTCGCTGAACGTAGCCCTGCGCCAGCAACTCGACCTCTATGTATGCCTGCGCCCGGTGCGCTGGTTTGAAGGCGTGCCCAGCCCGGTCAAGAAGCCGGGGGACGTGGACATGACCATCTTCCGTGAGAACTCCGAGGACATTTACGCCGGCATCGAGTGGAAGGCCGGTTCGCCTGAGGCGATCAAGGTGATCAAGTTCCTCAAGGAGGAGATGGGCGTTACCAAGATCCGCTTCGACCAGGATTGCGGCATTGGTATCAAGCCGGTATCGCTGGAAGGCACCAAGCGCCTGGCGCGCAAGGCCCTGCAATATGTAGTGGATAACGACCGCGACTCGCTGACCATCGTGCACAAAGGCAACATCATGAAGTTCACCGAAGGTGCCTTCAAGGAATGGGCCTACGAAGTGGCGGCCGAGGAGTTCGGCGCGACCCTGCTCGATGGCGGGCCGTGGATGCAGTTTAAGAACCCGAAGACTGGCAAGAACGTGGTGGTCAAGGATGCGATTGCCGATGCCATGCTTCAGCAGATCCTGCTGCGCCCGGCTGAATATGACGTGATTGCGACGCTCAACCTGAACGGCGACTACCTGTCTGACGCCCTGGCGGCGGAAGTGGGCGGCATCGGTATTGCGCCGGGTGCCAACCTGTCCGACACCGTGGCCATGTTCGAAGCCACCCATGGTACGGCGCCCAAGTATGCGGGCAAGGACCAGGTCAACCCGGGCTCATTGATTCTCTCGGCGGAAATGATGCTGCGGCACATGGGCTGGGTAGAGGCGGCCGATTTGATCATCAAGGGCACCAACGGCGCGATTTCGGCGAAGACCGTGACGTATGATTTCGAGCGCCTGATGGAGGGCGCTACGCTGGTGTCGTCGTCGGGCTTTGGTGATGCGCTGATCAAGCATATGTAA
- the cspD gene encoding cold shock domain-containing protein CspD — protein sequence MASGKVKWFNNAKGYGFINEDGKAEDLFAHYSAIKMDGYKTLKAGQTVCFEIIQGPKGKHAVEIKAPEATKDAPKAEAPALLSTTQRA from the coding sequence ATGGCTAGTGGTAAGGTCAAGTGGTTCAACAATGCCAAGGGTTACGGCTTCATTAACGAAGACGGCAAGGCTGAAGACCTTTTTGCGCATTACTCAGCAATCAAGATGGATGGCTACAAGACATTGAAAGCGGGTCAGACTGTCTGCTTTGAGATCATTCAAGGTCCCAAGGGCAAGCATGCCGTAGAAATTAAAGCACCAGAAGCTACTAAAGACGCGCCGAAAGCAGAAGCGCCTGCTCTGCTATCGACAACGCAACGGGCCTGA